One stretch of Chloroflexota bacterium DNA includes these proteins:
- a CDS encoding 2-oxoacid:acceptor oxidoreductase family protein: MSQNGKQESYPFPGIETTSDGTGTVVWVETHITDGSCAYPITSSTEMGVGYQVAVANGQRNLWGRSLAFIEPESEHSSASAAEGFALAGGRVTNFTSGQGLVLMKEVLFTISGKRLPVVFNIGARALTSHSLNVHAGHDDVMAVSDVGWGILFAKNAQSAGDLALIARRAAENGSTPFLNCQDGFLTTHTIESVRLPEKELMKLYIGDSRDKLENLMDPHNPIMSGVVQNQDSYMKGKIAQRAYYDKVQAAVVEAMDEYYRQTGRRYDLLDTYRMEDAEYAVVGLGSMIETCEATVDYLRENEGIKAGVIHVTSFRPFPGPQLVEALQRVKAFAVVERMDNPMGQSNPLTVEVKAAFADALTGAEGYTAIDRIPVIYSGSAGLGSRDVRAGDFVATFNHMNNQEDQRYFVLGIKHPLAIADGTDPDVRPPGAFSMRGHSVGGFGSVTTNKVIATISGDLFDVDAQAYPKYGSEKKGLPTTYYLTLADDRIRMHSELNKVDFIPLNNESAFLTGNPLSGLVEGGTVFIQSAQTTPEEVWARVPAYAKDILREKNARILALDAAKIAREVASEPALEVRMQGIVLLGIFLSATPFAEKKGLSREEIMQGAEKSIRKYFGKRGEQVVQDNLTCVRRGYDEVFEIPPEVIAQDLEIEMPENLFENITLFA, translated from the coding sequence ATGAGTCAAAACGGAAAACAAGAAAGCTATCCCTTCCCTGGGATTGAAACCACGTCGGATGGAACAGGCACGGTTGTCTGGGTCGAAACCCATATCACCGATGGCTCTTGCGCCTATCCCATCACCTCGTCAACCGAGATGGGTGTGGGCTATCAGGTGGCCGTGGCCAACGGGCAGCGCAATCTTTGGGGAAGATCGCTGGCCTTTATCGAACCTGAAAGTGAACACAGCTCAGCCTCAGCGGCAGAGGGCTTTGCCCTGGCGGGTGGGCGCGTCACTAACTTCACCAGCGGCCAGGGATTGGTGCTGATGAAAGAGGTGCTCTTCACCATCTCCGGTAAGCGCCTGCCAGTTGTTTTCAACATCGGTGCGCGCGCCTTGACCAGCCACAGCTTAAATGTCCATGCAGGTCATGATGACGTCATGGCCGTCAGCGACGTAGGTTGGGGCATCCTGTTCGCCAAAAACGCCCAGTCCGCTGGCGATCTGGCGCTGATCGCCCGTCGAGCTGCGGAAAACGGCTCCACACCCTTCCTGAACTGCCAGGATGGTTTTCTCACCACTCATACCATCGAAAGCGTGCGTCTTCCGGAAAAAGAACTGATGAAGCTGTACATTGGCGACTCGCGCGATAAGTTGGAAAACCTGATGGATCCCCACAATCCGATCATGAGCGGAGTGGTTCAGAACCAGGACAGCTACATGAAGGGGAAAATCGCCCAGCGCGCCTACTACGACAAGGTCCAGGCGGCTGTGGTCGAAGCCATGGATGAGTACTATCGCCAGACCGGCCGGCGTTATGACCTGCTCGATACCTACCGCATGGAAGATGCCGAATATGCTGTTGTCGGTTTGGGTAGCATGATCGAAACATGCGAGGCCACGGTCGACTACTTGCGAGAGAACGAAGGAATCAAGGCAGGCGTTATCCACGTCACCAGTTTCCGTCCCTTCCCGGGACCGCAGTTGGTTGAGGCGCTGCAGCGGGTCAAGGCCTTCGCCGTCGTCGAACGGATGGACAATCCCATGGGCCAGAGCAATCCTTTGACCGTTGAGGTCAAAGCTGCCTTCGCCGATGCACTGACCGGCGCAGAAGGCTACACAGCAATCGATCGTATCCCTGTCATCTATTCCGGCTCAGCCGGTCTCGGCAGCCGGGATGTGAGAGCTGGTGACTTCGTGGCAACGTTCAACCACATGAATAACCAAGAGGACCAGCGTTACTTCGTGCTGGGAATCAAGCATCCGCTGGCCATCGCCGACGGCACAGACCCCGATGTGCGGCCTCCTGGCGCCTTTAGCATGCGCGGCCACTCCGTTGGTGGCTTCGGCTCCGTAACCACCAACAAAGTCATTGCTACCATCAGCGGCGACTTGTTCGATGTGGACGCCCAGGCCTATCCCAAGTACGGTTCGGAAAAGAAGGGACTGCCGACCACCTACTATCTTACGCTGGCTGACGATCGCATTCGCATGCACAGCGAGTTGAACAAGGTCGACTTCATCCCGCTCAACAACGAAAGCGCCTTTCTCACCGGCAACCCGCTGAGTGGTCTCGTCGAGGGCGGTACCGTCTTCATTCAGAGCGCTCAGACTACCCCGGAGGAAGTTTGGGCTCGCGTGCCGGCCTACGCAAAGGATATCCTGCGAGAGAAGAACGCGCGGATACTGGCCCTGGATGCAGCCAAGATCGCCCGCGAGGTAGCCAGCGAACCCGCTCTTGAGGTTCGAATGCAGGGCATCGTGTTGCTGGGCATCTTCCTGAGCGCCACACCATTTGCCGAAAAAAAGGGTCTCAGCCGCGAAGAGATCATGCAAGGCGCTGAAAAGAGTATTCGCAAGTACTTTGGCAAGCGGGGCGAACAGGTCGTCCAGGACAACCTGACCTGCGTGCGGCGAGGCTACGACGAGGTGTTCGAAATCCCGCCCGAAGTCATCGCCCAGGACCTCGAGATAGAAATGCCAGAGAACCTGTTTGAAAACATCACCCTGTTTGCCTAG
- a CDS encoding PKD domain-containing protein has translation MGENDLLIPTEEDDSETQFEATSASESKTESHKQTIGILAGALVLAAACLCLSLVFNLGFGFLGDDNAETVPTATPAPTNAPTATPVPTPEPDDPPIAVINGPTQAVVGQELVFDGSASTGSSPLVDFVWQFGDGTGARGVVVNHSYSRAGTYIITLTVTDQQGLSGSARVQIEIRDPEPTPEGPTAVIMAPSQAEVGERVTFDGKGSTSGNAIVGYTWDFGDGASGNGAVVDHTYSQPGEFSVTLMVTDSAGLSDTARAQITIEQTAQTPPTAVIEGPSEGIVGQEVIFSAASSQAGSSEISGYSWDLGNGQTKQGSREVTVTTSYNKPGQFTVTLTVIDDNGLSDTTDSRITIHQTLEEVSWYLSTAVPGTDITAQFDRGLVSGNAGCNDYSGTYELSAAGMASGEITISGLASSKKTCPEEVMVQEAGYLDNLGSVTSYAIQGSLLSLDYPGGTLQYSDQAP, from the coding sequence GCTGGCGGCAGCCTGTCTCTGCCTTTCCCTGGTCTTCAACCTGGGCTTCGGATTTCTGGGCGACGACAATGCAGAAACCGTGCCCACGGCAACTCCCGCGCCGACCAACGCGCCTACCGCTACCCCCGTGCCAACACCGGAACCTGACGACCCGCCGATCGCCGTTATCAACGGCCCCACTCAGGCCGTGGTCGGCCAGGAACTTGTCTTCGATGGCAGCGCGTCGACAGGTTCAAGCCCCCTTGTCGATTTCGTCTGGCAGTTTGGCGACGGCACCGGCGCCCGAGGGGTGGTTGTCAACCATTCATACTCCCGGGCAGGCACCTACATCATCACCCTGACGGTGACCGACCAACAAGGCTTGTCTGGAAGTGCGCGGGTCCAGATCGAGATCCGGGATCCGGAGCCAACACCTGAGGGACCCACGGCAGTCATTATGGCGCCGTCCCAGGCCGAGGTAGGCGAGAGGGTGACCTTCGACGGCAAAGGTTCGACCTCGGGCAATGCCATCGTCGGCTACACCTGGGATTTTGGCGACGGGGCCTCAGGCAACGGTGCAGTGGTCGATCACACCTACAGCCAACCTGGCGAATTCAGCGTCACGTTGATGGTCACCGACAGTGCTGGTCTATCAGACACCGCCAGGGCCCAGATTACCATCGAACAAACGGCTCAAACGCCACCAACTGCTGTGATCGAGGGCCCCTCGGAAGGGATCGTTGGGCAGGAAGTGATCTTCAGCGCAGCCAGTTCCCAGGCGGGCAGCAGTGAGATCAGCGGTTACTCCTGGGACCTGGGCAACGGCCAGACCAAACAGGGCAGCCGCGAAGTAACTGTGACGACCAGCTACAACAAACCTGGCCAATTCACCGTTACCTTGACTGTAATCGACGACAATGGCCTGAGCGACACAACCGACAGCCGGATCACCATCCATCAGACTCTGGAGGAGGTGTCCTGGTATCTTTCGACAGCCGTGCCAGGCACCGATATTACGGCGCAGTTCGATCGTGGTCTCGTGAGCGGCAACGCCGGCTGCAACGACTATTCGGGCACTTACGAGCTTTCCGCCGCAGGCATGGCCAGCGGAGAGATCACCATCAGTGGCCTGGCGTCGTCCAAGAAGACCTGCCCCGAGGAGGTCATGGTGCAGGAGGCCGGCTATCTCGATAACCTGGGCTCGGTCACCAGCTACGCCATCCAGGGATCCTTGCTCAGCCTGGATTATCCTGGCGGCACCCTGCAGTATAGCGACCAGGCCCCATAG
- a CDS encoding thiamine pyrophosphate-dependent enzyme, translating to MGITTDTYEIRDIAKGQNGGLGEDYVDIGDFFGRVLDGYQDGTAPSQLDADIDTARSLIPIGTAAYRDFSYLAPEIPLFNNQNCVGCMTCVTECPDTAILGKVVEETVLKEQLKAIPDSDERAFMAGQFAETTKYYTRYAKKGEVGGQFGIFIDPTKCKGCAECVQVCADLGYNALEMIQKEDETVPVYQKSINFFRMLPETPERYIQERIPADMMLAERSLLFVGGAGSCAGCGEATALRMLLAATGFQFGKENIGLVAATGCNTVYGSTYPYNPYLVPWTNSLFENAATMAMGVRAAWNQRGWEEKRLWVLGGDGAMYDIGFQALSRLLSSGMDVKVFILDTQVYSNTGGQTSTSSFHGQSAKMSMHGKEIAGKQEFRKEISRIAMMHPNTYVAQTTAAHVNHFYRSVMDANTFPGPAVVVVYTTCQPEHGVADDLSGQQAKLAVDSRAFPLLVYDPRNGDMIRERLSLKGNPGLKDDWYTVPKTGEVIDFITFARTEGRFARQFDKEGNPSETLLTSQEDRLANWHKLQELAGLR from the coding sequence ATGGGTATTACTACTGATACGTATGAAATTCGTGATATCGCCAAAGGACAAAATGGTGGCCTGGGCGAGGATTATGTCGATATTGGCGATTTTTTCGGCCGTGTGCTGGATGGTTATCAAGATGGCACGGCTCCCAGCCAGTTGGATGCCGACATTGACACAGCCCGAAGCCTGATTCCGATTGGTACAGCCGCCTACCGTGACTTCAGCTATCTGGCGCCTGAGATTCCTTTGTTCAATAACCAGAACTGTGTTGGATGTATGACCTGCGTCACCGAGTGCCCTGATACGGCCATTCTCGGCAAGGTTGTCGAAGAAACCGTTCTGAAAGAACAGCTCAAGGCCATCCCGGATAGTGACGAGCGCGCCTTCATGGCAGGCCAGTTTGCCGAAACCACCAAGTACTACACCCGCTATGCCAAAAAAGGGGAGGTTGGTGGCCAATTCGGTATCTTCATCGATCCGACCAAGTGCAAGGGCTGCGCCGAGTGTGTCCAGGTCTGTGCCGACCTGGGTTACAATGCCCTGGAAATGATCCAGAAAGAGGACGAGACCGTTCCTGTCTACCAGAAGTCAATCAACTTCTTCAGGATGTTGCCAGAGACACCGGAAAGGTATATCCAGGAGCGCATTCCCGCAGACATGATGCTGGCGGAAAGGAGCTTGCTTTTTGTCGGCGGCGCTGGCTCGTGTGCCGGCTGTGGAGAAGCTACTGCGTTGCGCATGCTGTTGGCTGCCACCGGTTTCCAGTTTGGCAAGGAGAACATCGGTCTGGTAGCTGCCACAGGCTGTAACACCGTTTACGGATCGACTTACCCTTACAATCCCTACCTGGTACCCTGGACCAACTCGCTGTTCGAAAACGCGGCCACCATGGCCATGGGCGTACGGGCGGCCTGGAACCAGCGTGGTTGGGAAGAGAAGCGGCTTTGGGTATTGGGCGGCGATGGCGCAATGTACGACATCGGCTTCCAGGCGTTGAGCCGCCTGCTCTCCAGTGGCATGGATGTCAAGGTATTCATCCTGGATACCCAGGTTTACTCCAATACGGGTGGCCAGACGAGTACCTCCAGTTTCCACGGCCAGAGCGCCAAGATGTCCATGCATGGCAAGGAGATCGCCGGTAAGCAGGAGTTCCGCAAGGAAATCAGCCGCATTGCCATGATGCATCCCAACACCTACGTGGCGCAGACCACTGCGGCCCACGTCAATCACTTCTACCGATCGGTGATGGATGCCAATACCTTCCCGGGACCGGCTGTGGTGGTAGTATACACTACCTGTCAGCCCGAGCACGGCGTCGCCGATGATCTGAGCGGGCAGCAGGCAAAGCTGGCTGTCGACTCCCGGGCCTTCCCGTTGCTGGTCTATGACCCGCGCAATGGCGATATGATCCGGGAACGGTTGAGCCTCAAGGGCAATCCTGGCCTTAAGGATGACTGGTACACGGTCCCCAAGACCGGCGAGGTGATCGACTTTATCACCTTTGCCCGCACTGAGGGACGTTTTGCCAGGCAGTTCGACAAGGAGGGTAACCCCTCGGAAACGTTGTTGACCTCTCAGGAAGATCGGCTGGCAAACTGGCACAAACTGCAGGAACTGGCTGGCCTTCGCTAA